One region of Culex pipiens pallens isolate TS chromosome 2, TS_CPP_V2, whole genome shotgun sequence genomic DNA includes:
- the LOC120419793 gene encoding ATP-dependent Clp protease proteolytic subunit, mitochondrial: MMRLKSLVSACVGTRNLHTSASRLLNLVPIVVEQTGRGERAYDIFSRLLKERIICLMGPIHDDLSSLIVAQLLFLQSENGTKPIHMYINSPGGSVTAGLAIYDTMQYVKPPVATWCVGQACSMGSLLLAAGAPGMRHSLPNARIMIHQPSGGAQGQATDIQIQAEEILKLKKQLTEIYAKHTKSPYESLLAKMERDTFLNPEEAQTLGIIDTVLEHPPSSTEGSS, encoded by the exons ATGATGCGCCTCAAGTCTTTGGTGAGTGCCTGCGTGGGAACG CGAAATTTGCACACGTCCGCAAGCCGATTGCTCAACCTGGTTCCCATTGTCGTGGAACAAACCGGCCGAGGTGAACGAGCTTACGACATCTTCTCCCGGCTGTTGAAAGAACGGATCATCTGCCTGATGGGTCCCATTCATGACGATCTCAGCTCGTTAATTGTGGCACAGCTTTTGTTCCTCCAGTCGGAAAACGGCACAAAACCCATCCACATGTACATTAACTCACCCGGAGGCAGCGTGACGGCTGGACTGGCCATTTACGACACGATGCAGTACGTGAAACCGCCGGTCGCCACGTGGTGCGTTGGCCAGGCTTGTTCCATGGGTTCGCTGCTGTTGGCAGCGGGAGCACCCGGAATGCGTCACTCGTTGCCAAATGCACGGATTATGATTCATCAACCGTCCGGTGGGGCGCAGGGTCAGGCCACCGACATCCAGATTCAAGCGGAAGAGATTCTCAAGCTGAAAAAGCAACTGACTGAAATTTATGCCAAGCATACGAAATCGCCGTACGAATCACTGCTGGCCAAGATGGAACGCGACACATTCCTCAACCCGGAGGAAGCACAAACGCTGGGCATTATCGACACCGTACTCGAACATCCGCCATCGTCCACCGAGGGTTCTTCGTGA
- the LOC120419815 gene encoding uncharacterized protein LOC120419815 produces MISNARVKEFFDIEMATCTNPNTDKFLIQFPGAINHTFKDNVVSLHGNFTVTEVIQEPLEFIVVAHRCTMNMKTCEPFNTIALSRICTYINDENGMLASFFRTMEPNLRCPIRPGLYRFVNSTMNLKFFAAFPIEGYRWQASLKLYSKEKGIKRELYCLSGHASMKWVRKA; encoded by the exons ATGATTTCGAACGCT CGTGTCAAGGAGTTCTTCGACATTGAAATGGCCACGTGTACCAATCCAAACACCGACAAATTCCTAATTCAATTTCCTGGTGCAATAAACCACACATTCAAGGACAACGTGGTCAGTTTGCACGGAAACTTTACCGTAACGGAAGTGATTCAGGAACCACTGGAG TTTATAGTGGTCGCCCACCGGTGCACGATGAACATGAAGACGTGCGAACCGTTCAACACGATCGCCCTGTCCCGCATCTGTACGTACATCAACGACGAAAACGGAATGCTGGCGTCGTTTTTCAGGACGATGGAACCGAACCTGCGGTGTCCGATACGGCCGGGCCTGTACCGGTTCGTAAATTCGAcgatgaatttgaaatttttcgccgCCTTTCCCATCGAGGGCTACCGTTGGCAGGCCAGCCTTAAGCTGTACTCCAAGGAGAAGGGCATCAAACGGGAGCTGTACTGCCTTTCCGGACACGCTTCGATGAAGTGGGTAAGGAAAGCTTAA
- the LOC120419816 gene encoding uncharacterized protein LOC120419816: MFKGQINMIWLLLKMSFYLHLCSTMRVKEFYDLKMATCNASNTDQYVLDFKTLNYSIKNNVVHFYGNFTVTETIQEPLEFTIIANRCSLDMKSCQHFETITLSRICTYINDENGLLASFFKGIKPTPHCPINPGLYTFENCAMNLKFFTTFPIEGYRWQTHHKLALKGKTSKKDLYCLAGDCSVGWFEKP, from the exons ATGTTTAAAGGACAGATCAACATGATCTGGTTGTTACTGAAAATGTCATTCTATTTGCATCTTTGCAGTACCAtg CGAGTGaaagaattttatgatttgaaaatGGCGACCTGCAACGCTTCAAACACTGATCAGTATGTGCTGGatttcaaaactttgaactATTCGATAAAGAATAATGTGGTTCATTTTTACGGAAATTTCACCGTTACCGAAACAATTCAGGAGCCTTTGGAg TTCACCATCATCGCCAATCGATGCTCGCTGGATATGAAGTCCTGTCAGCATTTTGAAACGATCACCCTGTCGCGCATCTGTACGTACATCAACGACGAGAATGGTTTGCTGGCGTCGTTTTTCAAAGGAATCAAACCGACCCCACACTGTCCGATTAATCCGGGCCTGTACACGTTCGAAAACTGTGCGATGAATCTGAAGTTTTTCACCACATTTCCCATCGAAGGATATCGCTGGCAGACTCATCACAAGCTGGCCTTGAAGGGGAAAACTAGCAAGAAGGACTTGTACTGCCTTGCTGGGGATTGCTCCGTCGGGTGGTTTGAGAAACCGTAA
- the LOC120419779 gene encoding transmembrane reductase CYB561D2-like has protein sequence MTAEASLKTGEPLVNCLAVAFNTINHVLIGYVTIYLSYVSYMNGFGKLFTWHMFLCTIGYQFFMAESFLTLYSANSWTVLYGNEVKRRWHWVLQAVGFVAIFVGVGLEIYIKEDNGRAHFKSDHAITGLVSMVFLVLSMMNGLAALYAMKIKHLIKPIYIKLCHYLTGIVAFVIGMVSLMLEYSPRRMQSKENVNMLISFSSITIILTLIGVSKTMLNQFKGMMS, from the exons ATGACTGCCGAAGCTTCGTTAAAAACTGGAGAACCGCTGGTTAACTGTTTGGCGGTTGCTTTCAATACCATAAATCACGTGTTGATAGGTTACGTTACGATATATTTGTCTTATGTATCCTACATGAACGGATTTGGCAAGTTGTTCACGTGGCACATGTTTCTTTGTACTATTGGA TATCAATTCTTCATGGCAGAATCCTTCCTAACGCTGTACAGTGCCAATTCTTGGACAGTTTTGTACGGCAACGAAGTGAAACGGCGCTGGCACTGGGTTCTGCAGGCCGTTGGATTTGTGGCGATCTTTGTGGGAGTCGGCCTGGAGATTTACATCAAGGAAGATAACGGGCGGGCACACTTCAAGTCCGACCACGCGATTACCG GATTAGTCTCAATGGTGTTTTTAGTGCTGTCTATGATGAATGGGCTGGCGGCGCTGTACGCGATGAAAATCAAACACCTAATCAAGCCTATTTATATCAAGTTGTGCCACTACCTGACCGGAATTGTGGCGTTTGTTATCG GAATGGTTTCCCTTATGCTGGAATATTCACCACGAAGAATGCAGTCGAAAGAAAATGTTAACATGTTGATCTCATTTTCATCCATAACTATCATTCTGACTTTAATTGGTGTTTCGAAAACCATGTTGAACCAGTTCAAGGGAATGATGAGTTAG
- the LOC120419808 gene encoding protein limb expression 1 homolog isoform X2: protein MMVYSEEPIWPIPHIPALYDDGDYGVNVVEALQEFWQMKAARGADLKNGALVIYESIPSTSQPYVCYVTLPGGSCFGSFQNCPTKAEARRSSAKIALMNSVFNEHPSRRISDDFIEKAVLEARASFKGENTEEDGPDTGIGAFRFMLETNKGRTMLEFQELMTVFQLLHWNGSLKAMRERQCSRQEVVAHYSNRSLDDEMRQQMALDWIERENENPGLLSRELAIAERELETARLAGRELRFPKEKKDILQMAHNQLNVGSNINS from the exons TCAATGTCGTCGAGGCGCTGCAAGAGTTCTGGCAGATGAAGGCAGCGCGGGGAGCCGACCTGAAGAATGGCGCCCTTGTGATATACGAATCGATCCCGTCCACGAGTCAACCGTACGTCTGCTACGTCACCTTGCCCGGCGGCAGCTGTTTCGGAAGTTTTCAG AATTGTCCCACTAAAGCCGAAGCCCGACGATCATCCGCCAAGATAGCTTTAATGAATTCCGTATTCAACGAGCATCCGTCCCGCCGGATCAGCGATGACTTCATCGAGAAGGCGGTCCTGGAGGCGCGGGCGTCCTTCAAGGGGGAAAACACAGAGGAGGACGGACCGGACACGGGAATCGGTGCCTTCAG GTTCATGCTGGAAACCAACAAAGGTCGAACGATGCTCGAGTTCCAGGAGCTGATGACCGTCTTCCAGCTGCTCCACTGGAACGGTTCGCTCAAGGCTATGCGCGAGAGGCAATGTTCCCGGCAGGAGGTGGTCGCACACTACTCGAACCGCTCGTTGGACGACGAAATGCGCCAGCAGATGGCGCTGGACTGGATCGAGCGGGAAAACGAAAACCCCGGACTGCTGAGTAGGGAGCTGGCGATCGCCGAAAGAGAACTAGAGACTGCTCGGCTGGCAGGACGAGAACTGCGGTTCCCCAAGGAGAAGAAGGACATCCTCCAGATGGCGCACAACCAGCTCAACGTTGGCAGCAATATCAACAGTTGA